The following DNA comes from Hemibagrus wyckioides isolate EC202008001 linkage group LG05, SWU_Hwy_1.0, whole genome shotgun sequence.
ttcatggaagcggtattccctgatggctgtggcctctttcagcatgataatgcaccgtgccacaaaacaaaaatggttcaaGAATGGTTTGATCagcacaacaacaagtttgaggtctcaatccaatcaagcatctctgggaagtccgatccatggaggccccacctcacaacttagaggacttggaggatctgctgctaacagcttggtgccagatacctcAACTAAcactagtggagtccatgcctccacaggtcagggctgttttagcagcaaaagggggaacaccacaatattaggcaggtggtcataatgttatggctgatcggtgtatactgcGCAATGCGTTTTCTTTCTATTTGAAATGTGTGGTTCCAAATGCTGTATTATATGACTTACATATTGTTGAATGGTATTTGGGTGGTCAAAGCCCAGCACCCTCTCACTGATGACTACCACCCTCATCTGTACACTGCGAGCCTTAACAGAGATGAATAAAATTGTTAAAAGTAAGTATGAAGCAATGTTAAGTCATTTATTGTTGTTTACATGCCAATGATATAGAACCAATGATATGATAAATTTCTACCTCAGCAGGGTGGCCCTGAACATAAGCCATTTTAGCCAGTAAACTGAGACAGTTGCAGGCCTCAGGATGTAAACTGTCACAGACACGGCCAAACAGGTATGCTGCCTCTTTCAACTGCTCATATGCCTGCTCCAGCAACCCTGTCAAATAAATCCCTTTAACACTATGAACAGTTTTAATATCTCATTACATAGAAACTCTTGTTGAATGCAAACCTTTCTGAAGGCTATTCTGGGCTGCACAGAATGACCGCATTGCATCAGTTATTGGCATGTTGATGTGTTTGACCACAGGCAAAAAGTTTAGTACATCATCTGGAGAAATTGGGGCTTTGGTACGGTTGTCCAGGCTATAATCTCTGAGACGGAGCTGTCGGATGCAAACATAGAAAAACATGACATTAGAAATGACATAGAAAAACATTAAGCTACTGGaaatattttgtacatttgttgAGCAAGAAATACAGTAACTCTGGACTATCAAAAATTTTAACTGCTTAGGTCTGTGACtggttaaatttttttttaaattataattacatttttatatgaatCTTCCATGTGTCGTATAGTTTATTATGAATGAGAAAAGTAAACAGAAGCACTTTGATCAGGCCAAAGGGGTAAGTATTAGGCAGTGCTAGTGGGGTACCAGGCAAATGTGCCTGCCTTGTTCATTTGGTTAGAAAACctaaaatgtctaaaatgtGCCGTCTGCATAAAATGTACCTTACAAAATGAAGAATGAATAGCAGCATTAAATTCAATTACATTAGTTGTTCTAATAAGCAACCTTCAGCATTTTTAAGGGCTTTCATACATGCatgcatatatactgtatgcatGAGTAATAAAGTATCATGTTACTTGGCATTTTTCTAGAACTTATTTTCAGCAATTTTTAAATCTGTGGCAACAATTCGCAGTAACACGATGTGACTACACAAGTCTGGACAATGCTGTCTAGCTTAATATACATCTCACTACTGATACTTTAATTAGGATTTAATACACTTGACTTTCTTATAACCTACTACCttgcaatgttttttttcttagtcaTTAACCATGTTCAAACCAAACATAAAAAACAGCATTAATGCAGATGGTCTTTTATATACAGAGGAATTTTACAAGGGACACATGGATGTATTGTatttacactgaaatatttGCTTATGTAATATTAATGGTATTATTTCATATAATGGTAATAgcatataatgttttataatataatattatataatataatattataatataatttcttGGGACTTTAACGCAAATCTTGAggatagtttatttatatatgatgGCTGTTTGTAGTACCTGTATACCAGTCTTCAAGCAGATCTCTCGTAATAATGATAGCTTCTGAAGCCCATACTGCTCAACCAGCTGGTCTATATTTGACCTGCAAACATTTGATGTCTGTCGTAAAGGAGTACTGGGACAAATCAGCGTAAATATGTGTAAGATAAGATAACAGCAATATGAATAGCTCACCCAAGTCCCTGTTTAACACCATACGTTTCTAGAGCATCTTGGCATATGTGGGTCCACAGCTCGTTTCCACTGAGCAAGCTCCATGCAGTATTATCAGTGCTTCCTCCACCTTTATGACCACGCCTCCTGGAGCGTTTTTTAGACTCCTCACTATTTGAGGCAGGGCTAAAGTGAGGCACCAGTAAGCAGCAGAAAAAGTGACTTGCAGCTGCGGACAGGTTAGACAGCTCCACTCCCTTACAAGAAAAGAAGTTACACCTTTAAAAATAGCACATTGAAATGTATAGGTGATGTATATGTCCGTTAAGAAATAATGCAATACCTGTATATAGCCATTGAAGATCCTTCGAGCACAGCGTACCACAATCTCGCCATAAACCAATCTCTGATAAACAGGAACAAAGAAGCAATGTAAAATAGGAAGTATTTAATCTAccaaaataagattttttttttttaatgctataaGACTGAAAGTTTCCTACAGTGATATGCCTCAGTTGCTCCTTGTGATCTGACTGACTGATGGCAGATATCAAGAGACCCAAATAACGGAGGTTTATGCCTTTGTGGTGTAGGGCTTGTCGTAGTGTAGCTCCATCCATGGGCATCTCATCGCAGTGCAGACAGTCATTAATCTACCCATCAGCCCAAACAATAGtattaataatcaataataagcACAGCTCAATGCAACATACCAACTGTGGGTTCTGTACCAACTGTAATATACCAACATAGATGGTTCactataaataaaagtgaagtgAAACATTCAACACTCACAAATGCTGGTATCTGATCATTGATGATGAATGCAGCAGCCTCTCTTTGTAATCTCTCCTGTAAGGCCACAGCAGCACTCTCAGACTTGGGAAACTGGACACCTGCAGAGACAGAAAagtgatgtacactatattgaaAAAAGAACAAATCATTGCAAATTATCGaatttaggtgttgtttttcagggattgggcttgttccaatgaaaggaactcttaatgcttcagcataccaagacattttgaacaatgtCATGCTctaaactttgtgggaacagtttggggatggcctcttcctgttccagcagtgcacaaagcaaggtccataaagacatggatgagcaagtttggtgtggaggaacttgactggcctgcacagagtcctgacctcaacctgatagaatacttttgggatgaatcagagtgagactgcgagtcaggccaaaactgggatgtctgcctttatatgcacatggatgtagttggcctgccctttggccttataacagcttcaactcttctgggaaagctttccacaaggttgctttgtgcattgggaggatgaaattgtccaaaatgtattggtatgctgaagcattaagagtacctttcactggaattaaggggcaGAGCCCCTGGGGCATGGGTGTCCCataacttttggcaatatagtgtattttaaaatTGATGGCCTATTTGATGCGTAGGTGAAGGTGGTTTTGTTGTGGAATAATGTACTTGCCTGGAGAGAAGACAGTAGGGTTAAAACGCATCTCAAAGATGATGTCACTGATAGAGCCGACATCTTTGCAGGCTGCTCTCACGGCTTCTGTGCCACTAGAATCACCTGTAATTCACAAAATGATTCAATAGAAATTCGTTTTAGAACTGAGAATAAGCTGTAAAGACTGagatatgattatttttttcgtAATAGTAAGAGTTTCTATAGTAGTTGTCTGAGTACCCAAATTTTAAACCTCAGATTGCTTTCTTACTTGACTGTACACAATCCTCCATGCATTCACTCTCCTGCATCTTTTCTTTCACACGCTTTGTAAACTCAGTATGCCTGAAGTAGCAAGAGaaaagcataataataataaaacacttcatgacAAGCCTAGAAGatgataaaagaataaaaattcataaaatgctttaaaaatgacTTAACACAAACATAATATCGATCAATGCTTACTTGTGCTGCACGAAAGCCTTGACTAGCTCTGGACGCAGACGACATAGCCCATGAGGGAAGCGCCTGGGAACATTGCCATCTTTCGCCTCTTCTTCCCCTTTTGCCAAGCAGAAGTTGGTATCAGCAGGTGCAGTACGGTATACGTCAAGGATGTAATAACGGCCATCTGCTCCCAACAGTCCCTGAGCATCTATGGAGGTGAACAGGGCCGCCTGATAGCCAGTGTGGCCCACTACTGCATACCTCTGCAGGCCAAGGGCCTTGGCTGACTGTGCTAGCAGCTGCAATAGCTTCCTACGTGCTGGGTTCTCCAAGGGCCCAGTACTGAGGCTATATAGGAGGCCAGTAGAGACCCCAGACTGATCCTGTGCCTGAACGCCAGGTGCCAGACCTTGGACACAAAGACGAAGGCCTCTGTAATCTGTTAGAGCAGTAGGGAGAGTGTGAAGAGCTTGTAGGTCTCCCTCTAAATCACTGTAGGCCTGTATGGCTTGTAGTTCAAGTCTCTGTGCTGCCCTTCGACCTCGTTCGCCACCCAACCAGTCTTCTCCAGGTCCACCAATGTTCATAAACAGACCACCCCACAGGAATGCTGGGGCTTCGTTAGAGCCATTAATTGGATCAACAAAGCCGTCAATCACTTTTTCGGTAGCTTGGGCTGCAGCCCATGCAAAGGCACTATTGACCTGTAAGGAAAAAAGGCAAGGTGTTAGAGAGGGAGGttgagtatagtgtatagataTGTGCTTTTATGTGTGTGCATTGGCTTTTAAAGGATGTGGACCTGTAGTAGGGCTTTTTCTCTTTGGAGTCTCTCTTCTAAGGTGGTCTGTGGTAGATCTCTAGCTGTCTGCATTTCCTCATTCCAGTCTGGTGCCTGtacacagaaatgaaataagaaatagcctttgtcacatatacattacagcacagtgaaattctttcttcgcatatcccatccttgtaggttggggtcaaagcgcagggtcagccaagatacagtgcccctggagcagagagggttaagggccttgctcaacggcacaacagtggcaacttggtggtgctggggctcaaACCCCCGATCTtgtggtcaacgacccagagccctaaccacttgagccaccaccgccccatacagtgaaaaataatgtttaaatgacTGAATTTAATGGATAGAACAAGCATACATTTTGGAAATATGAGCGTAACAGAAAGATTTAAGGGCAAATACCTGATTGTTAAGGCCCTGCTCCAAACCCAGTCTACAGCCATGGTTGGTTTTGTGAGGATAGAGTGCCGAACCTCCCAGCCAGCTCATAGTGTGGTAAGGGGTGGACATGGACTCTTCTGTCGACAGAGAAGGCCTGATGTGGAAAgatacacatatacatttaaTCTTTTTTGGCATTATTTGACATGCTGTTAATGCAGGTAACAAAgagatcatttatttacatataccAAGTTGATTGACTTTTTAAACAGTCTGGAAAATTCCAAAAATTACATTTAGAAGCTTCTGTATCACCATTGCCATGGTATGGGGGTAGCAACATTTTGTGGGGGTGTTTTGCTGGAAAAGGACTTGTAGAGATGAAAATAGATGGCTTAGTGAGGAAAAAGGATTATCCAGAAATCCTGAAGCAACACCTCAAGACATCAGCCCAAAATTGGTTAACATGACCTTCCAGCCAGACAATGGTACTAAACACACCTTgttgttaaaaaatgttaaatacaaCAAGGTGAAAGTACTGGACTGGCCATTACAAAGCCCTAACCTGAATCCAAAAGATGTATGGACTGAAATGAGAAAGTGTGTCTGAGCATGAGAGCATTCAAGATAACATTAAGTATTAATGCTGCTGTACAGTAATTAGTGTTTgagtattttaaataaatcctACAGTTAAATTGGTTTAATATAGAACAGATGGCCATCAGTTGCTAAGTAATGAATAGGCCCTAAGCTTTGTCTACAGTAATGGGTTACCTGTGTCGGAGTGTACTAAGGTTATGCTTAAACTGCGGACTGAGCTGAGACAGCAGGTCAGTCAAGCAGTGACACACTGGAGTGGACGAGGCAGGACGTGGGTCAAAAGCATGCACGGTAGACCTGAaattaaacagacaaaaagtGAGAGGGAGAGCAAGAGCAAGTAGCTAGGGTTAAGTTAGGGTTAACTTTGTCCTCACCTGTTCACATAGAACCCTCGAGGAGATGATGTAATGTCATAGTGCTTGCCCTCCAGTGTTTCGACACTAATGTACAGATAGTCACCCTGCAGTTTCCTGGAGCCAGGTGGGGGGTTCCAAGAGCTAAGTGACAGATCCAGCAGGCAACTGGGAACCTATCATGAAGGACATTAACATcaatgccacctgtgcaatataCATCATTTGACTTCATCCtactgtgtaaaagtgtgtgtgagagagagagagttttgtttACCTCAGGGTATGTGCTAGTAGGCAGTAAGGTGGCCAGAGGGGGGCGCTCTGTAGCCCCAGGTAGGATGTAATCAGGAGGTGAAGGAGTTTCATTTGTCTGCTCAGTCTTATTGTTTGCTCTTTTGCCCTTTGAGGACTGGCTAGTAGAAGGGACATCTGAAGAATGCAGGAGAgaagacattgtctcaaagcagcctcACAGATTTCTcaaatttcaaataaaaattacaaagtttaaaatgaaattgatatttatccataatgagcaagcctgaagcaatggtggcaaggaaaaactccctgagctgatatgaggaagaagccTTGAGAACCCATCCTCCTCTAGGTGACAATGAAGAGTGTGattttaaataatgtcctttctacaactgtgTATAGTCAGGTAGGGATGTAAGTTATGATACGATCCATGTCTACTttgaaaatgacagaaaagtTGATTTGTTGGTGGATATTGTGATAGTGGTAGAAGATTCAGTTCCTATAACTTCATGACACTGTGTTACATCAGTTTGCTGGAATGCGCACAGCTACACAGAGCCTGCATGCGTGCATCTggaggtgtggagatgttttgGGAACCTCAGGGTTATCAGAATTCACAGTAGAGATACATAAACCATTCTCTGTttaccagctgtgtgtgtgagcgcattTAGTACACTGGGGGATCTGCCACCTCTTAAGGCATCCTGTGGACTAGGAGTACCCAGCAGCTCCTGAACACGAGCCAGATGAGCTTGAGCTGACCGGGGAGTGTATGGCTctgtgacacaaacacacaaaaacagatgtGAAAGGTTAGGTGAGGACAAGTACCATCAAGTTGTAAGtgttacacacactttaatgacATCTTAATGATCACCAGTTGTTACATGAATGCAGGTGTGGCTACTATTCATTGGAATTAAGTTATTTACCTACAGTCAGGCATGGCTACAAACATGATGTGTGAACTGCATTTGAAGACATTAAGACAACTAAGGTCAaatttgctttttctttcatgTAATGAAATGgatatttaaatgaatatttaaactGAAAAGCTTTATTCCAAACATCATATCAAATAAGTAAATAGCATTTCCTTATGCATCAAGATTCCCACGGTTATCAGAGTGACTTGCTTTGTGAGATATGCTGTACACTTGCTGCCCACATTATTAGAAACACCTCTACACATGCATatagttatctaatcagccaatcctGTTACTGCAATGCAATGTGAAGATATAGGTCAaaagctttagttaatgttcacaaacatcagaatgaaaaaAGTGTGACCTTGTGGCATGGTGTGGGTACCAGGTGGGCTAGTTTGAGTATACAGAAACCTTAAGGTGGATGGGCAAAAGCCCAAATCAGTTTCCAATTCTGTCAGGCAAGAACAGAAGTCTGTGGATATCATGCACAGGCTGAGGAAAACTGGTCAGTTAAAGATTAGGGGGAAAGAATCCCTTGGGCTTTTTCCAGTTTTCaacagattcctgttcttggctgaaaggAATAGAACCCAATGTGGTCTACCTGACAGTAGACAATCCACTTTAaggtgattatttgagttactatagactccctgtcagctcaaaccagtttGATCATTCTCATTTGATCTCCCTCATCAATAAGgtttatttctctgtatttcttttttgtttttcttcttgctGAGTTCAAATCTTCATCTAGAGTCTGCTGTGTATGAAAGTCCCAGGagatcagtttctgaaatacacaacccaacccatctggcaccaacaaccatgccacgaggttaaagtcacagagatcatattttccccccatttctgatatttgatgtgaacacTTCAGATCTTGACCCGTATTTGcctgattttatgcactgtgctgttgccacatgattggctgactggataactgcataaatataCAGGTGTTTTATTCAGTTCTTCAAACACATACATGTAAGTGGCAAACTTGTGTGGCAAAGTACCTTTTTCAGCTAGcaataaaacacagcaacaaAATCCAAACAGAAAACTTTTTCAAAAAACTGTTTCAGCATTAGTGTAAGAGCTaatactgcacacactgcaGGCCCTACTCAACTTAGTTGTCTAAAAGATTATCTTTATAATTCAATATAATCTGAGCGTGTATCACAGGCAGATCTTGCACTGCCTTTCAAATAAAAGCAATAGCTACTTTCACTGAACATGATTCACAGCAGAATAATAATCCATCATGGGTCATGCTGATACGATTTACTTGCCTTCTATTAATCTGAGCGTGACTCCTGCTTTGAAGCCTTTGACACTCTGGAGCTCAGCAAAGGGGTCAAGGTTTGCACCAGAcatggagagagtgagggatgTTCTAGGGGTCACTTCTTCTCTATTCAGAATTGTCATTAATGTATCCTGGACCAGACAAAACCTAGGAACCTGCATAGACAATCACATAGTAGTGTGCAAAATTTCAGAAGGAcctgtttttctttcagcagtaatattttttaaacatttctcaaACAAGATTACTGTTCTCTGATACACattcaaaaataattattcacAGAAAGCAAGTAAATTAATTACAGTACTAACAGTATCAGAAACAGTTGAAATATGTTATCCCTAGCAAAAAAATATAAGCAAACTGTgtatttcaatatatttttatatataagatCTTCCACTGATTTCCCAAAACAGTTAAAATGTTTTAGATTATGTATTTTGAGTAACAAAATACATTTAGGCATCATAATGGATATGCATAggcataaaaatacatttaggcATCATAATGTATATGATAGGTCTATTCATCTAGTTTGGGATGAAAATAAGAAAGATCAAATATCACAATCTCACCGTTAGCTCAAAAGCATCCACTCCTGCCCCTTGGATCTTCACAGTATATGAGCCATCATCTTCCTTCCCCAATCCTGTAGATCGTTTTCCATTGGCTGAGTTAGAGATATCTGTAAAGTAAAATGATGGACATGACCACACTTGTCACATTTGGGCTGTATTCACATTAAAAGGTGAGACATTTGCAATATTGTCATAATTGTGTcagatgtcattttttttcattgctgGGTGAGAATCCAATCTTTTCCAATTGGAATTCAACCCACTATGAACCTAGATCAGATACATATCTGCTGAGTGGCAAAACAGCTGTAATTAGAAAAGTCACGCTGTCACTATCAACATCCAATACTCTTTTCCTGCACCCACACGTCTCAGGAGAGGTTTCTAACTgcatatacagtgagggaaaaaattatttgatcccctgctgattttgtacgtttgcccactgacaaagaaatgatcagtctgtaattttaatggtaggtttatctgaacagtgagagacagaataacaacaaaaaaatccagaaaaacacatttcaaaaaagttatacattgatttgcattttattgagtgaaataaatatttgacccctttgcaaaacatgacttagtacttggtggcaaacccttgttggcaatcacagacgtcagacatttcttgtagttggccaccaggtttgcacacatctcaaggaatttgggcccactcctctttgcagatcctctccaagtcattaaggttttgtggctgacccttcagctccctccacagattttctatgggattaaggtctggagactggctaggccactacaggaccttaatgtgcttctttttgaaccactcctttgttgccttggccgtgtgttttggttcattgtcaggctggaatatccatccatgacccattttcaatgccctggctgagggaaggaggttctcatccaagatttaatggtacatggccccatccatcgtccctttgatgcggtgaagttgtcctgtcacctggggatggtgtacttggggtcataggcagcattcctcctcctcctccaaacacagcgagttgagttgatgccaaagagctggattttggtctcatttgaccacaacactttcacccagttctcctctgaatcattcagatgttcactggcaaacttcagatgagcctgtacatgtgcttccTTTAGCAGGgagaccttgcgggcgctactggatttcagtctttcacggtgtagagtgttaccaattgttttcttggtgactatggtcccagctgccttgagatcattgacaaaatcctccagtgttttgggctgattcctcgccattctcatgatcattgaaactccatcttgcatggagccccagactgaggaagattgacagtccttttgtgtttcttccatttgggaataaccaactgttgtcaccttctcaccaagctgcttggcgatggtctggtagctcattccagccttgtgtaggtctacaatcttgtccctgacatccatggacagctctttggtcttggccatgatggagagtttggaatctgattgattgcttccttctgtggacaggtgtctttcatacagttaatgagctgagattaagagcaatccccgagagtgctcatactgtaatctcagctcattacctgtataaaagacacctgggagccagaaatctttctgactgatagggagTCAAATACTTCTCACTCCTTGAAATGCAattcaatgtagaacttttctgaaatgcatttttctggatttttttgttgttattctgcctctcactgttcaaatacacctaccattaaaattacagactgatcatttctttgtcagtgggcaaacgtacaaaatcagcaggggatcaaatatttttttccctcactgtacatacatatacaggggttggacaatgaaactgaaacgcctggttttagaccacaataattcattagtatggtgtagggcctccttttgcggccaatacagcatcaattcgtcttgggaatgacagatacaagtcctgaacagtggccagagggattttgagccattcctcttgcagaatagtggccaggtcactacatgatgctggtggaggaaaacgtttcctgacttgctcctccaaaacaccccaaagtggctcaataatatttagatctggtgactctgcaggccatgggagatgttcaacttcactttcatgttcatcaaaccactctgtcaccagtcttgctgtgtgtattggtgcattatcatcctgatacacggcaccgccttcaggatacaatgtttgaaccattgggtgcacatggtcctccagaatggttcggtagtccttggcagtgacgtgcccatctagcacaagtattgggcctaaggaatgccatgatattgcagcccaaaccatcactgatccacccccatgcttcactctgggcatgcaacagtctgggtggtacgcttctttgggacttctccacaccgtaactctcccggatgtgggaaagacagtgaaggtggactcatcagagaacaatacatgtttcacattgtccacagcccaagattttcgctgctggcaccattgaaaccgacgtttcaATGGctcgagtgaccaaaggtttggctatagcagcccggccatgtacattgtaccgtggctcttgatacatcacaaagacttgctgtcttagtcacagatgcgccagtgAGACATGCActaacaatttgtcctcttttgaactctgatacgtcacccataatgttgtgtgcattgcaatattttaagcaaaactgtgccaatattctgctaattaaaccttcacactctgctcttactggtggaatgtgcaatcaatgaagattggccaccaggctggtcaaatttagccatgaaaccttcaacactaaattggccagtgtttcagtttcattgtccaacccctgtacatTATAATGAAACAAATATGAATGATCAAAACAGAAAGTTTCATTAATTCAGTCTGTGCCTCCATCTATCAAGTACAATCAAAATTACCCAAGAGATGAAAAAGCAGGTGTCTGTACTGTAAAAATGAGAGcaatgaaaatatcttgaatacagtcacatttctattattttgaagaataaaataaattgtgatTATCAAccacatatatttattatatataaaacctaTCAAAATTAtctaaatagaataaaaaagtaATCTCATCAGAAGAAATATTAGTAAATATTTGTTAACCATATACAAGATACAGATTTTCActtaacataatttttttttgcagtgtgacaCAGATTTAGATCAAAAGAGATCAGTTCTAGCCCTGTTTATTTCAAGATCTACTTCAATGCTCCTAACCAGGGGCAGTGATAATCACCTGGATACCTTCTTGGTGCATGTATACACATGCAGAGGCTTCTCAAATAGTCAAAAGGACTGTATGAAGTAGTCTTTCATATTAAATACCATTGCCATGCAGCCTTAATTTCCCCTTCCATCTTATGCATGCCTCGGAGCTATCTACGGTACAGTTTGAGATAACAGTCAGAGTTACAGGTACACTGTCCTCCAAAGCTGTAATATCTTCCCGGCTGTGGTGAGAGTATTACACTTTCTGGAATCTGTTCAGAAAATTGAAGCTACTTGCTTAAGATGAGTTCTTCTTGGGTTACTTTGCTAGTCTTGTTATTGCTCACACCTTCGCTGTCCATAAGTTTGCTCAGAACTATTCTATTACTAAGTATGGCACTCATCTCTCAGTTGCTATCCAGGTGCAGCTTCCCTTAGCGCACTGAGGTGTTTTCCACATCTAGCAACTTG
Coding sequences within:
- the si:ch211-166a6.5 gene encoding clustered mitochondria protein homolog isoform X1, whose amino-acid sequence is MRDSAKRGSGEQKDISNSANGKRSTGLGKEDDGSYTVKIQGAGVDAFELTVPRFCLVQDTLMTILNREEVTPRTSLTLSMSGANLDPFAELQSVKGFKAGVTLRLIEEPYTPRSAQAHLARVQELLGTPSPQDALRGGRSPSVLNALTHTADVPSTSQSSKGKRANNKTEQTNETPSPPDYILPGATERPPLATLLPTSTYPEVPSCLLDLSLSSWNPPPGSRKLQGDYLYISVETLEGKHYDITSSPRGFYVNRSTVHAFDPRPASSTPVCHCLTDLLSQLSPQFKHNLSTLRHRPSLSTEESMSTPYHTMSWLGGSALYPHKTNHGCRLGLEQGLNNQAPDWNEEMQTARDLPQTTLEERLQREKALLQVNSAFAWAAAQATEKVIDGFVDPINGSNEAPAFLWGGLFMNIGGPGEDWLGGERGRRAAQRLELQAIQAYSDLEGDLQALHTLPTALTDYRGLRLCVQGLAPGVQAQDQSGVSTGLLYSLSTGPLENPARRKLLQLLAQSAKALGLQRYAVVGHTGYQAALFTSIDAQGLLGADGRYYILDVYRTAPADTNFCLAKGEEEAKDGNVPRRFPHGLCRLRPELVKAFVQHKHTEFTKRVKEKMQESECMEDCVQSSDSSGTEAVRAACKDVGSISDIIFEMRFNPTVFSPGVQFPKSESAAVALQERLQREAAAFIINDQIPAFINDCLHCDEMPMDGATLRQALHHKGINLRYLGLLISAISQSDHKEQLRHITRLVYGEIVVRCARRIFNGYIQGVELSNLSAAASHFFCCLLVPHFSPASNSEESKKRSRRRGHKGGGSTDNTAWSLLSGNELWTHICQDALETYGVKQGLGSNIDQLVEQYGLQKLSLLREICLKTGIQLRLRDYSLDNRTKAPISPDDVLNFLPVVKHINMPITDAMRSFCAAQNSLQKGLLEQAYEQLKEAAYLFGRVCDSLHPEACNCLSLLAKMAYVQGHPAEARSVQMRVVVISERVLGFDHPNTIQQYALLAVYLFAGGEIALALRCLYRAKLLMLTVHGEDNPYTAVLDSSLGLMLQGEQSQQYLQSALRLNTSFRGAMDLTTALNHHLLAQRMCIAGDYRGAMAQEKEAHNVFEKQCGDNHPQTKCSSDFLNAVTQQAVRVERSIRQGGAELTDLSTPENLVPSFETTLEQLALVNGILKTSYSMRLMEFKEKLKGKRTYEESEKVKADSSSEVKDVEEAASSEKLSIEVTDGNSKNQAEKTDVVEDRPDHFQMNGEFESNMQSGDATTAPDEDEAKSSKLAIKNSTESKEIITASNTEPALINGECKPDDKVMPVEKETPQN
- the si:ch211-166a6.5 gene encoding clustered mitochondria protein homolog isoform X2; amino-acid sequence: MRDSAKRGSGEQKDISNSANGKRSTGLGKEDDGSYTVKIQGAGVDAFELTVPRFCLVQDTLMTILNREEVTPRTSLTLSMSGANLDPFAELQSVKGFKAGVTLRLIEEPYTPRSAQAHLARVQELLGTPSPQDALRDVPSTSQSSKGKRANNKTEQTNETPSPPDYILPGATERPPLATLLPTSTYPEVPSCLLDLSLSSWNPPPGSRKLQGDYLYISVETLEGKHYDITSSPRGFYVNRSTVHAFDPRPASSTPVCHCLTDLLSQLSPQFKHNLSTLRHRPSLSTEESMSTPYHTMSWLGGSALYPHKTNHGCRLGLEQGLNNQAPDWNEEMQTARDLPQTTLEERLQREKALLQVNSAFAWAAAQATEKVIDGFVDPINGSNEAPAFLWGGLFMNIGGPGEDWLGGERGRRAAQRLELQAIQAYSDLEGDLQALHTLPTALTDYRGLRLCVQGLAPGVQAQDQSGVSTGLLYSLSTGPLENPARRKLLQLLAQSAKALGLQRYAVVGHTGYQAALFTSIDAQGLLGADGRYYILDVYRTAPADTNFCLAKGEEEAKDGNVPRRFPHGLCRLRPELVKAFVQHKHTEFTKRVKEKMQESECMEDCVQSSDSSGTEAVRAACKDVGSISDIIFEMRFNPTVFSPGVQFPKSESAAVALQERLQREAAAFIINDQIPAFINDCLHCDEMPMDGATLRQALHHKGINLRYLGLLISAISQSDHKEQLRHITRLVYGEIVVRCARRIFNGYIQGVELSNLSAAASHFFCCLLVPHFSPASNSEESKKRSRRRGHKGGGSTDNTAWSLLSGNELWTHICQDALETYGVKQGLGSNIDQLVEQYGLQKLSLLREICLKTGIQLRLRDYSLDNRTKAPISPDDVLNFLPVVKHINMPITDAMRSFCAAQNSLQKGLLEQAYEQLKEAAYLFGRVCDSLHPEACNCLSLLAKMAYVQGHPAEARSVQMRVVVISERVLGFDHPNTIQQYALLAVYLFAGGEIALALRCLYRAKLLMLTVHGEDNPYTAVLDSSLGLMLQGEQSQQYLQSALRLNTSFRGAMDLTTALNHHLLAQRMCIAGDYRGAMAQEKEAHNVFEKQCGDNHPQTKCSSDFLNAVTQQAVRVERSIRQGGAELTDLSTPENLVPSFETTLEQLALVNGILKTSYSMRLMEFKEKLKGKRTYEESEKVKADSSSEVKDVEEAASSEKLSIEVTDGNSKNQAEKTDVVEDRPDHFQMNGEFESNMQSGDATTAPDEDEAKSSKLAIKNSTESKEIITASNTEPALINGECKPDDKVMPVEKETPQN